One region of Exiguobacterium acetylicum genomic DNA includes:
- the queD gene encoding 6-carboxytetrahydropterin synthase QueD, translating into MTFNYEAPETVERPTGDSLIYTKSRVMIVKKLTFDAAHHLYDYDGKCRALHGHTYHVDMGISGFLDHRGMTLDFGDLKKIFKTHLEPLLDHRYLNESLPYMNTTAENMAAWIFETLGQHLPDERGLRVEFVKLYETPTAFAEVRREWMNEA; encoded by the coding sequence ATGACATTCAATTACGAAGCACCTGAAACGGTCGAGCGCCCGACTGGCGACTCGCTTATCTATACGAAATCTCGCGTCATGATCGTAAAAAAACTGACGTTCGACGCAGCGCACCACCTATATGATTATGATGGAAAATGCCGTGCCCTTCATGGTCACACGTATCATGTCGATATGGGAATCAGCGGTTTTCTGGATCACCGCGGTATGACACTCGATTTTGGTGACCTTAAAAAAATCTTCAAAACACATCTCGAACCACTATTGGATCACCGCTACCTGAATGAATCGTTACCATACATGAATACGACAGCTGAAAACATGGCAGCTTGGATTTTCGAGACACTCGGACAACATCTTCCGGATGAGCGTGGACTTCGTGTCGAATTCGTCAAGCTCTATGAGACACCGACTGCTTTTGCTGAAGTCCGTCGTGAGTGGATGAACGAAGCATGA
- the bshB2 gene encoding bacillithiol biosynthesis deacetylase BshB2, giving the protein MTHEDHLLVVFPHPDDEAFSSAGTIIEHAENRGPVTYACLTLGEMGRNMGRPVFTNREQLATIRKRELIDAAAKMKISDLQMWGLRDKTVEFEDEAALADRILALIQQTRPTRLISFYPGYAVHPDHEATARAVVRALRMMDPADRPEFLAVAFANNTKEELGEGTFIHDVSAYTDQKIKALEAHASQTGGLMKVISEDSNIRDLLVKERYYHYPL; this is encoded by the coding sequence ATGACACACGAAGATCATTTACTCGTCGTCTTCCCTCACCCGGATGACGAAGCTTTCAGTTCTGCCGGTACGATCATCGAACACGCTGAAAACCGCGGTCCTGTCACGTACGCTTGTCTGACACTTGGTGAGATGGGACGTAACATGGGACGTCCTGTCTTTACGAACCGGGAACAGCTCGCAACGATTCGTAAACGCGAGTTAATCGATGCTGCTGCAAAAATGAAGATTTCGGATCTCCAGATGTGGGGACTTCGTGATAAGACCGTTGAATTCGAAGATGAGGCAGCACTTGCTGACCGTATTCTTGCCTTGATTCAACAGACACGACCAACTCGTTTGATTTCGTTCTATCCGGGTTACGCGGTCCATCCCGATCATGAAGCGACAGCTCGCGCCGTCGTGCGTGCCCTCCGGATGATGGATCCTGCTGATCGCCCAGAGTTCCTTGCGGTCGCTTTCGCGAACAATACGAAAGAAGAGCTCGGGGAAGGAACATTCATTCATGATGTCAGTGCCTATACGGATCAAAAGATCAAAGCACTCGAAGCACACGCTTCACAAACAGGTGGTCTGATGAAGGTCATCTCGGAAGATTCGAACATTCGAGATCTACTCGTCAAAGAACGCTACTATCACTATCCACTTTAA
- the queC gene encoding 7-cyano-7-deazaguanine synthase QueC — protein MKNERALVVFSGGQDSTTCLFQALKQYEEVEVVTFNYGQRHAQELEVARDIASELGVKHHELDLSLLSQLTSNALTDHSQTITTNEDGLPSTFVDGRNHLFLSFAAVLAKGRGIRHIVTGVCETDFSGYPDCRDAFIKSLNVTLNLAMDYPFVLHTPLMWLDKKETWALADSLGAFDFVRNRTLTCYNGVIGDGCGECPACELRKNGLDAYIKEVQHT, from the coding sequence ATGAAAAACGAACGTGCTCTTGTCGTCTTTAGTGGCGGTCAAGACTCAACGACTTGTTTGTTTCAAGCACTGAAACAATACGAAGAAGTCGAAGTCGTGACGTTTAATTACGGACAACGTCATGCTCAAGAACTCGAAGTCGCACGCGACATCGCCTCTGAGCTCGGTGTCAAACACCATGAGCTTGATCTCTCTCTTCTCAGTCAACTGACGAGTAACGCCTTGACTGACCACAGCCAAACCATCACGACGAACGAAGATGGTCTTCCTTCTACTTTTGTAGATGGACGAAATCATCTGTTTCTTTCGTTCGCAGCCGTCCTTGCGAAAGGACGCGGAATCCGTCATATCGTCACTGGCGTATGTGAAACGGACTTTTCCGGTTACCCTGACTGCCGTGATGCCTTCATCAAGTCGCTCAACGTGACATTGAACCTTGCGATGGACTATCCATTCGTACTTCACACGCCACTCATGTGGCTCGACAAAAAAGAGACGTGGGCGCTTGCCGATTCGCTCGGTGCGTTTGATTTCGTTCGAAATCGCACGTTGACGTGTTACAACGGCGTCATTGGAGATGGTTGCGGTGAATGCCCAGCCTGTGAATTACGGAAAAATGGATTAGATGCATACATCAAGGAGGTTCAACACACATGA
- a CDS encoding YojF family protein — protein MQAIDVQEIQRYIDEHANTPLYVHVETTNGAYATHQDPTFHSAGMFFRNAEITYERGLITGNGPYRIGLKLAHGWLYGEGLTDFEFAGDQLLIAGHDIEGRLAIAFELSPTPFAQGAEEVDA, from the coding sequence ATGCAAGCCATTGATGTACAAGAAATACAGCGTTATATCGACGAACATGCGAATACACCGTTATATGTACACGTCGAGACGACGAACGGTGCTTACGCGACGCACCAAGATCCAACTTTCCATAGCGCAGGGATGTTTTTCCGTAATGCGGAAATCACTTACGAACGTGGTCTGATCACAGGAAACGGACCTTACCGGATCGGTTTGAAACTTGCCCACGGCTGGTTATACGGTGAAGGATTGACTGACTTCGAATTTGCTGGGGATCAATTGTTGATTGCCGGTCACGATATCGAAGGACGTCTTGCGATTGCTTTTGAACTTAGCCCGACACCATTCGCTCAAGGTGCAGAGGAGGTAGACGCATGA
- the pdxK gene encoding pyridoxine/pyridoxal/pyridoxamine kinase produces MTKRKALTIAGSDTSGGAGIQADLKTFQELGVYGMNALTVIVAQDPDHSWHHAVYPIDTELVRTQIHTVLGGIGVDAMKTGMLPTVEIIEAVAEKIKSSGVQNVVIDPVMVCKGEDEVLNPDTANALRDVLTPLATVVTPNVFEAGQLSGLGKTPATIDEMKLAAARIHEKGAQYVLVKGGSKIDHPQAVDVLYDGKEFILIEDERIETPYTHGAGCTYSAAITAELAKGASVEAAVRTAKSFITSAIRHSFRLNEYVGPTDHAAHRTVQS; encoded by the coding sequence ATGACAAAACGTAAAGCCTTAACGATTGCTGGTTCCGACACGAGCGGTGGAGCTGGTATTCAAGCTGATTTGAAAACATTCCAAGAACTTGGTGTCTATGGAATGAATGCTTTGACGGTCATCGTCGCACAAGACCCTGATCACTCTTGGCACCATGCGGTTTACCCAATCGACACAGAACTCGTCCGGACACAAATCCACACGGTCCTTGGAGGTATTGGTGTTGATGCGATGAAGACGGGTATGCTCCCGACTGTCGAAATCATTGAAGCCGTTGCTGAGAAAATCAAATCATCCGGCGTTCAAAACGTCGTGATCGATCCTGTCATGGTCTGTAAAGGCGAAGACGAAGTGCTGAACCCTGATACGGCAAACGCACTTCGTGATGTCTTGACACCACTTGCGACGGTCGTCACACCGAACGTCTTCGAAGCCGGACAACTGTCGGGCCTTGGTAAGACACCAGCAACGATCGACGAGATGAAACTTGCAGCAGCACGGATTCACGAAAAAGGTGCGCAATACGTTCTTGTCAAAGGTGGCAGCAAGATTGACCATCCACAAGCAGTTGACGTGCTTTATGACGGAAAAGAGTTTATCCTGATTGAGGACGAACGAATCGAGACACCGTACACGCACGGTGCCGGCTGCACGTATTCTGCAGCAATCACGGCCGAACTCGCAAAAGGTGCATCGGTAGAAGCTGCTGTCCGTACAGCAAAATCTTTCATCACTTCTGCGATTCGTCATTCATTCCGTTTGAATGAATACGTCGGACCAACTGATCACGCTGCACATCGTACAGTCCAGTCTTGA